From the Musa acuminata AAA Group cultivar baxijiao chromosome BXJ3-1, Cavendish_Baxijiao_AAA, whole genome shotgun sequence genome, the window gcacaagTCAGTGATACATGTAAACCTTCAAATGGAAGAACCTGACCTCAGGACTCTCTCAAGCTTCTCAGCCTTTATATAATCCTTGTCTGTAAGTGGCCCAGCAGGAAAAGCAGTGATCTCAACAACAAGGTGTGGCGTGGGAAGTTCATCGAATAGAGCTCTTACATTATTGCAACATACGCTTTCTCCGTGGGCACTCTCCCTTCGTATCTGACAACCCTAGATGCCAAAAATGACCACCATTCAAAAACATATGGTAGGAGTAACTAGCACAAGAGGTTCATAAAATGATATGATGATACACCAAGTGGAATAAAACTATAAAAAAGATGATATTGATGGAAGTGATTTGTCTTGTGATCCACAACGTTTATACAATTTGATAAATTCAAGATTCTAGGCATAGAGAAAAAGGACCAGAAGAAAGTAGAAGCTATTGCATGATCTGATTATGTTGTTTATTACCTTATGTGATGTAGCATCCACAAAATGGTCATCGTCAGAAAGTAAGGATGCAATGGATTTAAGAAGTCGACGGCCTTCAGCCTTTGAAGGTACCCTATAACTTCTCTTCAGTGTGCCCTTAGTTGTTGGGTGCCACTTACTAACCAACTTCCTTCGGTCAGTTGCCTTCTTATCATCTGTATAATGTTCACAAGAAGAAAATTCAATGGTCTATATACAAAATCAAGAACATAAGGTGTATTTCTTCATACACAATAAACAACAAAACCTAATTAAGCAGTAACAATTTTACATTTTAGCACACTCATCATATTAGCTCCCGACCACATACATCCCATCTCCTATTAGTTCATCTTCCAGGCAATAGTAATTTCAAGAAGTCACATCTGCAGATATGATTTTTGTTTAACTCTGTATTTTTTAATGCAAACAGAAGAAATATGCAGCAGCAGCATTGAAAACACGTCCATGGTGAAACCTAAAATGAAAACCAGAAGATAGTCTGGAGCAAGATCCCATTTAATGTGAACCAAACCTGAGAAATGCCTTCTCCAGATCCAGATCTTCAGGTATCCAAATTACATCTACAGAAAACCTTGGACATATTTGAACTGATTTTAACATCAATGACTGATACTATGAACATCCACATCGTGACCTTCCTATACAACTTTGGACTAGTCCCTTTTCCCTACCAAATAAATGGCTGATTATTCGATGCAATCAGGGCAACGTACAAGACTCCTGAATATTCTAAACTAATTCCTGCTTCATCTGAAGGCAGTACCACTTACCATATTACATAAAACAATACCTGTACTATCATCTAGTATCAAAATCAATTGACAACACTCAGTTCCCTCGAGTCCAAACGATCTTATTTTTGGACATGAAGAAATAAAAAAACCGTTGCAATTGCTGAAAAGATTAGGATCATTAAGGGcacaaaaaaatattaatgagaTTTGTCACTGTGGCTCGATTTAATATTTCTAATCTGTTATAAAAATGTATTCTTACTATGTATCTACCATGAAGTATAGGGAAAATCTAACGCTGTGGTCTTCAACGattctttcatgcattattttcgaTATTAAGGAAAAGAGATTTCGAGTTCAAGgggtactcttttttttttttttacgagttGCAAATGTACTCTTATAAATGTTtggcaatattattttcatatttagtaTCAACCATACAGGATCCATGTAAATCAATTATCAAACCATCCTGCTATTTTCCAGGTTATATTTCAATTATACTAATAAGCACTTCAGCAAATGCCACAAAATTAAATTGGTAATGGTTCTTCTCGCTAAGAAATTCGATAAGACAGTCCGAGTAATCCTCAATTTCAATCGTCATCCAAACCATATCCAAGCAATCTATCAGTAAAGTTGATATAGGACGATTTACAGTACAGTTACATGACCATCTGAGACAAAATGGGAAAGCAAGGAAAATATTTCAAAATGAACAAACCTGATCTGCCCTGTAGCATCTCAATCCACTTAGAAAACCCCAAATCCTCACCATCACCTCTCAACCCTGCAATCGAAAGGAAGAAACAAAGAAATAAGTCGAATCACGGTTAATAGGGCATCCAAAGTGATTAAAAACCCTACCTGAAGGAACAAAAGGGTTGGAATCGGACCCAGCAAGACCGGTCTTAAGGAGGGCATAGAAGATGCAAAGCCTGCCAGCCCAGAGCACaggagcttcgatcaaggaggagGTCACTCTCGCAATCTTCCAACAGTGGGAGGGCCTCAGATGGGACCCTCTGAGGGAGAAGGGGATGGACACCaaggagggagggaggaacaGGGTCCTGGATGAGGAACCGAAGCACTTGCCATCGGAGTGGTTGTGTTGGAAGGAGGAGGGCGGTGTGAGATGGGAGTGACGAAGACACAGAAGCATATCCCCAACCAGAAAAGATGGATAGAATAGGGACCCGGTTGATCAATGGATCCTCTTGTACTCTGCTTTGTTGGCTTTTAATTCTTGGAAAATAATTTAAGTTGGAACCCAAAATGTATCATCTAAATCAATCTTACAGCGGAGGAGACAGAAGCACAGCACCAATCACAAAGATAATGACTGGTTTAGAATCAAAAACATGGAGAGGTCAGGAAATCCTCTTGTATtctatgttttttttctttttaatctttataaaaataattaagttgGGACCCAAAATTGAGTCAGGAAACGATGATCTCAATCGGGCTCACGTTGCTGACATGTGATGTTGTATGATTTTTCGGGCTATTTACATAttatatgcatcattatagttacgAAACTAAaccatttatttatcataatgatGTCAATTTTACCGACgaagataaaatataaaaaataaaaatataattttaatattcgatGGTAAACAATATCGATAGTAACGGATAGTGGCATCATTAGTGTCGATGTCGATATAGTTGTCTGGCTGCCTCCGACAATGATAAACTCCGCTCTCATAACAACGCCACCCGCCTCCACGAGGAGCGCGTCATCGACCTCATCGTCGCTCACCGTGCATGGCTCTATATTTGTGTCAACATTGATGCAGTTGTCGAGTGGCAACTACATCGGCGTCTACGACGAAGATGGCAGTCGCCTCGTCGCTGACCTATTGGGTAGATCCCAACCTTGTCCTGAAGTTGGAGTCGTCGGAGCTCCTATGGCTCCCCTCATTAATGCGTCAGTTTCGGCACCACCTCTTGCCGAGCTATCCTTTCATCATTTTGCATTTGTGTTGGTGGCATCACTTTGCATCTGCATTGGTGCCAACGTAGATGTTGAGCAACGCTGCTCTGCATCTACATTGACGCTAATGTAGATTGCGAGCGATCCTTTCGTCGCTTGGCAACTACGTTGACTCTAACGCATATGCAAAATAGCGAAAGGGTTGCTCAGCGAGAGATGGTGTCGGAATTGACACATTAACGAGCGAAGCAACAAGAGCTCCGGCAACCCCAGCTTTAGGTCGAGGCTAGGATCCGCCCATTGGGTCAGTGACAAGGAAACTACCATCTTCGCCATAGATATCATAGCGACCACCACCATCTGCATCAACGCCAATGCAGTTGTCGCTCGACAACTACATTATCGACACAAATGTAGAGCAACGCGGGATGAGCGATGATAAGGTCGGTGACACGCTCCTCGTAAAGGCGAGTGGCATCGCGATGAGAGTGGACCTTATCATTGTCGAAGGCGGCTAGATAATTGCGTCGGTGTCAACATCAATAACATTATCATTCGCCACCACCGATGTCGTCCGCCATCAAATATTAAGaatatcttttttatcttttgttttaatattttcgttgataaaacTGATATCATTATGGCAAACGaatatagatattttatttttataatcatacagatgtcaatataattttttaaaatatatagatcGAAATACTAAAAAAAACACGTAAATTGGATAGAATTGAAGAAATACAAGTGATACGAAAATAAGTATAAACTAACAAAACACGTGAATTgaataaaattaaagaaaaatagatcatataaattaaattaaagagaGGAAAGCACGTGAAAGAGACCAAAAAGGTC encodes:
- the LOC135628787 gene encoding uncharacterized protein LOC135628787 gives rise to the protein MLLCLRHSHLTPPSSFQHNHSDGKCFGSSSRTLFLPPSLVSIPFSLRGSHLRPSHCWKIARVTSSLIEAPVLWAGRLCIFYALLKTGLAGSDSNPFVPSGLRGDGEDLGFSKWIEMLQGRSDDKKATDRRKLVSKWHPTTKGTLKRSYRVPSKAEGRRLLKSIASLLSDDDHFVDATSHKGCQIRRESAHGESVCCNNVRALFDELPTPHLVVEITAFPAGPLTDKDYIKAEKLERVLRSGSSI